The nucleotide sequence gtgtccaaccagcctaccgtgcatgtttttggaatttgggaggaaaccagagtacaggGAGAAAACCCagacaggcccagggagaacatgcaaactacacataGGTGGAttgaccgggattcgaacccaggacccctgaaCTATgtggccgacacactaaccactaaaTCCACTgggtgtttatttttatatacattcaCTTCACACCAATGTTTTTAATATACATGCAATCCAAATCAGAATTGATGAATAGGTGGTTGGTTATAAATGTCCACTTATAAACATAGTTATCTATAACTTGAGCATATCTAAAAACGACTAAAATGTTTTAGGCTGGCGTGAATCTTGCCCTGTCCTTTGTTTTGCTATTTCAACAGGATCAGCCCCAATGAATGGACCGAACCTAACACGGAGGAGCACCAATTCACTTTATTGCACAGCTACTGGTACATCGCAGGAGCGCTCACGCTGCAAGGTATCCTAGCAACCAGTTGAACTTGACCACTTCCTTTCTCCACTCTGCTGCAAAATCCAACATTGCAATCACTTCAAAAAGAAGTTTGATTCTCTGCAGCTTCAACACAAATGGCAGTTTTTTGTCTCCAGGCAGAATGTACACTAAAAAAATCATCTAacatataaagtaaaaagtaggtCTGTGTGTGGGCGGCCCGGTGCGTGAGTGGTTatcgcgtcggcctcacagctctggggtcctgggttccaatccaggGTTGGtctccctgtgtggagtttgcatgttctgcatcGGTTTTCTCCGACATTCTAAATATATGCATGGTCGGCAAATTCAGACACTCATGCATGACAGATTTACCATCTGCCAGATAAAATGGGCCATGTCATGTCAaatcatgttattttattttttattatgaagGTATCAGTTCATTACAAACTGTGTGAATGGCAATGACAATCCGACAATTTAAAACTACTCAATCTGAGAGTCGGTGCTtcagtctcacagctctgggggccttggttgaaatccaggtcggtccacctgcaTTTTCTGCctggacctgcgtgggtttcctcccataaaCCAAAACCATGTATAGTAGGATGATTGgatactttaaattgcccctaggtatgggtgtgagtgtcaatggctgtccgtctcttcgtgccttgcgatcggctggccacctatttgcggtgtcccccgcctctggcccggggtcacctgggataggcccTCAGCATCCCCcacgatcctaatgaggataaatcggttcagaaaatgagatgagcagTATAGTATGTCTGTGTATTTTCAGGTGCTGGTCCTCATCCTAAAGCAGTGTCTGGAAAACTAGTCAGTGCCATCTGGTGGTTATTTGCCATTCTGCTGTTTGCTTGCTACTTGGCAAACTTTAACTCAGTGCGTCACTCGAACAACAAACACACCTCCGTCCAAACTTTTGAAGACCTCGTTAACCAGGATGACATCCAATATGGCACAGTGGAGGGTGGCTCCACTAGGCTTTTCTTTAAGGTGTTTGTTCCGTGTGCATTGATAACACACTTTCCTTGTGATAATGATATCTTGAAGGCACTGATGGAGTTTCTTCTTTACTGTCCAAGAATTCAACCAGTGCCTTGCATAGGCGCATCTACGAGCACATGGAGCGTAAAAAGAGCTATGTGGCAAGCATGGAGGAAGGTGTTCTCCGTGCTCAGGGAGGAAACTTCGCTTTCATCGGTGAAGCAGTGTCCTTAGACTTGGCCGTGGCTCGCCACTGCAAACTGATCCGTTCAGAGGAAGTCATTGGGATGAGAGCATACAGTATCGCTGCAAGTCGAGGTGAGATCCAGCTACCAATAAGCCTTGAGGTTACAGTTGTTTACAGACTCAAATCTCCTTTTCCAGGTTCCCCACTGTTAAAATCCCTCACCATGGCTATTCTTCAACTCAGTGAATCTGGCAAGCTGACTTATTTGCAGGAGAAGTGGTGGGCCAGCAGCTGCGTAGGCGACAACGGAGCTCATACCACAGAAACCCTTCAGCCCCATGACCTGCGGGGCCTCTTTTTCCTTCTTGGCCTCGGTTTGGTTGGAGGTCTTCTTCTTGCCTTGCTCGAACTCTTATCCAAGACTCGCAATCGTGCCAAGGAACAAAAGGTATGAATGTCAGTCTACAATGTCTGATGTAAAATGCAATCTCATCCTTACACTTGTTTATATTTCCAACATACTAATCTGAATGATTGGGCGGCTCAGCAGCCCTGTGGATATCGCATTGGCCTCAGTTCTGGGGCCGAGCGTTCGATCTCAGGTcgttcctcactgtgtggagtttgcatatctTCCCTTGGCTTccatggcttttctccgggtactctggtttcctcccacttcccccaaacatgcttggtaggctggttgaacactgtaaattgcccctaggttgagtgtgagcatgaatggtttccatctccttgtgggctgcaatcaattcagggtgtggtCCCCCACCTAGTGCCCCATAtttagctggcataggctccagcacccccacaacctatGTGAGAGCAAGCAGTtcggaatatgaatgaatgaatctgaaTGTTGCCTTTCTTTCTATAATCATTGTTTGATTAAGTCTGCACGGTCAagattgattatttattcatttattttgttgttttcaattgCACAGTCTAAACAACCAACCTCATTCGTCGACAACCAACGTGGCGCCTCTCAGCCACTTTAAATGTGGCAATATCTCATTGTGCATCCAGCAACCtgtgttttttcctctttggtACAGAGATCATGCTGCTCGGTGTTGACATCTGAGCT is from Stigmatopora nigra isolate UIUO_SnigA chromosome 1, RoL_Snig_1.1, whole genome shotgun sequence and encodes:
- the LOC144207162 gene encoding putative glutamate receptor, with the translated sequence MKACVAFFFSVGLLCRWAFAAGTKELSITTIKEDPYAMSKGSGDELEGYCIDLMSELSQLLGLTYKVHLVKDNRYGVMDSNGNWNGMIGEVIRGEADLAVAPLTLTAVREQYVDMTTPFMQTGLSFILHKDVADDDTSFSLLAPFSTEMWIGILVSFLVTGLCIFLVGRISPNEWTEPNTEEHQFTLLHSYWYIAGALTLQGAGPHPKAVSGKLVSAIWWLFAILLFACYLANFNSVRHSNNKHTSVQTFEDLVNQDDIQYGTVEGGSTRLFFKNSTSALHRRIYEHMERKKSYVASMEEGVLRAQGGNFAFIGEAVSLDLAVARHCKLIRSEEVIGMRAYSIAASRGSPLLKSLTMAILQLSESGKLTYLQEKWWASSCVGDNGAHTTETLQPHDLRGLFFLLGLGLVGGLLLALLELLSKTRNRAKEQKRSCCSVLTSELNQRFGNGGEVAEQDTDNKSKA